One genomic window of Thalassolituus hydrocarboniclasticus includes the following:
- a CDS encoding DUF3087 domain-containing protein: MKLENIDKARFKKHLNRFQAALVAALLVLSLGFSTLYIALWGGAESNFWLNVAGVATAAILIAALINRFKDHPALTEVMYVWRLKQALNRIYRASAKLNAALEADNPLAVTIQYYFLHGSKHLHQLEDNTLTMDELNTQIAQLEKQIERLGLTVSVDDYRPELLEQL; this comes from the coding sequence ATGAAACTTGAGAACATTGATAAAGCCCGCTTTAAAAAACATCTGAACCGTTTTCAGGCGGCACTGGTTGCTGCTCTGCTGGTGCTGTCGCTGGGCTTTTCAACGCTGTATATCGCCCTGTGGGGCGGTGCAGAGTCCAACTTCTGGCTCAATGTCGCGGGTGTGGCAACTGCCGCGATCTTGATTGCGGCACTGATTAACCGCTTTAAAGATCATCCGGCCCTGACCGAGGTTATGTACGTCTGGCGCCTGAAGCAGGCGCTAAACCGGATTTACCGGGCCAGTGCAAAGCTGAATGCTGCGCTGGAGGCCGATAACCCGCTGGCGGTGACCATCCAGTACTATTTCCTGCACGGTTCAAAGCATCTGCACCAGCTGGAAGATAACACGCTGACCATGGATGAACTGAACACTCAGATTGCCCAGCTGGAGAAGCAGATTGAGCGACTGGGACTGACCGTGAGCGTGGATGATTACCGCCCGGAGCTGCTTGAGCAGCTGTAG
- a CDS encoding ArsR/SmtB family transcription factor: MCRLTDKGVNLLADAFKALAHPNRLQMYLEVVRHHQAEQLSAEHSRSGLPAPAAGCGVADFIGKLSIGAPTVSHHVKALVDAGLIRVEKQGKYVSCFLNEDVYRELGDFFRPLSSQE; the protein is encoded by the coding sequence ATGTGCCGACTGACCGATAAAGGGGTGAACCTGCTGGCCGATGCCTTTAAAGCACTGGCTCATCCCAACCGTTTGCAGATGTACCTGGAAGTGGTGCGTCATCATCAGGCGGAACAACTCTCAGCAGAGCACAGCCGCAGCGGCTTACCGGCCCCGGCGGCTGGTTGTGGCGTGGCCGACTTTATCGGCAAGCTCAGCATTGGTGCGCCGACCGTCTCTCATCACGTAAAAGCGCTGGTGGATGCCGGGCTGATCCGGGTCGAAAAACAGGGCAAATATGTGTCCTGTTTTTTAAACGAAGATGTATACCGCGAGCTGGGCGATTTCTTTCGTCCGCTGTCGTCGCAGGAGTAA
- a CDS encoding SDR family NAD(P)-dependent oxidoreductase has product MCTFHNKTALITGASSGIGESFARQLAAAGCHLILVARREDKLLALKQELEHSAGIRVQVISQDLAQPGSATELFHKTQALQLPVDLLINNAGFAQHGYLLDVPMPVHSQMIQLMVITLTELTWLYAADMKQRGGGHILLVSSLLGFLPGPQFASYAGSKAYVLNFAESLARELRPHKIHISALCPGGTATEFMDVSGQKIEGLRTLAIMSSDSVARAGLKGVIKGKASVVPGLLYKASVFGIRFIPRQLQAVFGEAATR; this is encoded by the coding sequence ATGTGCACCTTCCATAACAAAACCGCTCTGATAACCGGTGCCTCCAGTGGCATTGGCGAATCCTTTGCCCGCCAGCTGGCCGCCGCCGGTTGCCATCTGATTCTGGTGGCACGGCGCGAAGACAAATTACTGGCGTTAAAACAGGAGCTGGAGCACAGCGCGGGCATCCGCGTACAGGTGATCAGCCAGGACCTGGCTCAGCCCGGCTCGGCCACAGAGTTGTTTCATAAAACTCAGGCGCTGCAGCTGCCCGTCGATCTGCTGATTAATAACGCCGGATTTGCCCAGCATGGCTATCTGCTGGACGTACCTATGCCGGTTCACAGCCAGATGATTCAGCTGATGGTCATCACCCTGACCGAGCTGACCTGGCTGTATGCCGCTGATATGAAACAGCGTGGCGGCGGCCATATTCTGCTGGTGTCGTCCCTGCTGGGCTTCTTACCCGGCCCGCAGTTTGCCAGCTACGCCGGCAGCAAAGCCTATGTACTCAACTTTGCCGAATCGCTGGCGCGGGAACTGCGCCCGCATAAGATTCATATCAGCGCGCTCTGCCCCGGCGGTACGGCCACCGAGTTTATGGATGTATCCGGACAGAAGATTGAAGGACTGCGCACCCTCGCCATTATGAGCAGCGACTCGGTCGCACGCGCCGGTCTTAAAGGTGTAATAAAAGGCAAAGCCAGCGTTGTACCCGGACTGCTGTACAAAGCCTCGGTGTTTGGCATCCGCTTTATTCCGCGACAACTGCAGGCTGTTTTCGGTGAAGCGGCAACCCGCTGA
- a CDS encoding TetR/AcrR family transcriptional regulator translates to MTTKSANARQTRQQLIDVGADLLCRRGYTGFSYQDLARELGISKPSVHHHFAQKADLGLALCDWTEQWLRDGFAHFDQHGHNAPDKLQRYLRAAAKHTFNEHKQCPLSALHSDLAQLPDAMRARLSDLSRLEVDWVAAVFRQGLADGELQAPATASAQELAQLFIFACKGALYYARLLGREHFEQSMSLLLQQWLPDAQPAQSRTTL, encoded by the coding sequence ATGACCACAAAATCTGCCAATGCCCGCCAGACCCGTCAGCAGCTGATTGATGTTGGCGCCGACCTGCTCTGCCGCCGTGGTTATACCGGCTTCAGTTATCAGGATCTGGCGCGCGAACTGGGCATCAGTAAACCCAGCGTGCATCACCACTTCGCACAGAAAGCCGACCTGGGCCTGGCACTGTGCGACTGGACCGAACAATGGCTGCGTGATGGTTTCGCGCACTTTGATCAGCATGGGCACAACGCACCGGACAAACTGCAGCGCTATCTGCGCGCCGCGGCCAAACATACCTTTAACGAACATAAGCAGTGCCCGCTCAGCGCCCTGCACAGCGATCTGGCGCAACTGCCGGATGCCATGCGCGCACGCCTGAGTGACCTAAGCCGGCTCGAAGTGGATTGGGTTGCTGCTGTATTCCGGCAGGGGCTAGCAGACGGAGAGCTGCAGGCTCCGGCCACCGCCAGTGCGCAAGAACTGGCGCAATTATTTATTTTTGCCTGCAAAGGCGCGCTGTATTACGCCCGCCTGTTAGGGCGTGAACACTTTGAGCAGAGTATGTCACTGCTGCTGCAACAATGGCTGCCGGATGCACAACCGGCGCAATCACGCACAACCCTTTAA